The stretch of DNA GGCACGGCGCATCCTCGGGCATGCGCACGCCCAGATCATTCGCGGCAAGGCCCTCGACCACCAGTTCGATGGCGGCGATCCCATCGGCGATCTGCTTGTCCTGTTGCGCCTTCTGGGCAGCGATATCGGCGCGGGCCAACTCCAGCCGCGAGAGATACTCGGAAATGCCCATCCCGGCATCGAGGAACGCCGCGCGGATCAGCACGGCCACATCCTCCCGCAACTCATTCAGGTCGGGCCCCGGCCCGCGCCTGAACCACCCCTGCGGCACGCCATCCGCCTGTGCGCGGTCGATCATCTGGCGTACCAGATCCTCCAGCACCACGGCATAGCCGGCCAGGTACTTGTCGGGTTCCAGCCCGATGGAGGCATGGATCTGGCCCACCCTTCCGACGGCCTTTTCGTAATGCGCGTCGAAATTCGCCTCGGCCATCATGAGCCAGTGTTCGCGCTGGCGGTCCCGCGCATGCGCGATCCGCCCCGGAGACGCGAACTTGCCTTCAAGGTCCGGACGCGTGGCAAGCCTTGCGTAGAAGGTTTCAAGCGCCGGGCCCATGATCTCGCCGATCCGGGGTTTCAGCGCGGCAAGACGTTCCCGCGCGGGCGCGTCCATTCCGATGAAATCCAGTTGATCCTGGATGCGATTGTCTTTTCCGTCCACGTCCTGTCCCCGCAAATCCATGTCTGCGGGAACCTTCTTATCGGCGCGGCGTTACCCAATGGTTACGCCGCGCATCGACAAGTCAGCTGTCGGCCTCGCCACGATTGGTGACGATCTCGTCCACGATGCCCCAGTCGCGCGCGGCCTCGGCGGTCATGAAGTTGTCGCGGTCCAGCGCCGCCTCGACCTTTTCCAGTTCCTGCCCGGTGTGGCGGACATAGATCTCGTTCAGCCGATGCTTGAGCGCCTGCGTCTCGCGCGCGTGGATCATGATGTCGGTGGCCTGGCCCTGGTAGCCGCCCGAGGGCTGGTGCACCATGATCCGGGCGTTGGGCAGCGCAAAGCGCATCCCCGGCGCGCCCGCGGCCAGCAGCAGCGACCCCATCGAGGCCGCCTGCCCGATGCACACCGTCGAGATCTTGGGCCGGATGTACTGCATGGTGTCGTAGATCGACAGGCCCGAGGTCACGATACCGCCGGGGCTGTTGATATACATCGAGATTTCCTTCTTCGGGTTCTCGGCCTCGAGGAAGAGCAGCTGCGCCACGATCACGGTCGCCATGTCGTCATGGACGGGGCCGGACACGAAGACGATCCGCTCCTTCAGCAGCCGCGAGAAGATGTCATAGCGGATCGAGCCCCGCGCGGTCGTTTCGTCCACGGTGGGGATGATGAAGCTTTGCAGCGGCGAAAGCGGGTCATGCATGGGTGTTCTGCCTGTCCGGGGGGCCGCTGGGCGCGGCCCGGTGATCGGTCCCCTCTAGGAATAGTGCCGCGGCCGGGGGGCTGCAAGGGTCGCGGCGTACGGACCGGTCGGCGAATGCGGAAACGCGCGGGCCACGGGCCCGCGCGTTTCCCTGTCCGATCCGCCCGAGGGCGCGGGATCACTCCTCGTCGAGCGCCTCGATGGCCTTCTGCAGCTCGTCCTTGGAGACGGGCTTCTCGGTCACCTTGGCCTGTTCGAGGATATGATCCACGACCTTGTCCTCGAAGATCGGCGCGCGCAGCTGCTGCTGGGCGCCGGGGTTCTTCTGGATGAACTCGAAGAAGGCGCGTTCCTGGCCCGGATACTGGCGGGCCTGCTGGAACATGGCCTGCTGGAGTTCCGCGTCGGTGACGGTGATCTCGGCCTTGTTGCCGACCTCGGCCAGCAGCAGGCCCAGCCGCACGCGGCGCTCGGCCAGCTTGTTGTGCTCTTCGGTCGGCTCGATCGCGCCGTGGTCGTGGCCCTGGTGCTCGGGGTTTTCCTCGTGCCACAGCTGGTGGGCGATCTGGCGCGCCTCGGTCTCGACCAGGCTCGGCGGCAGGTCGAAGCTGACGGCGGCATCCAGCGCGTCCATCAGGCGACGCTTGAGCACCTGGCGCGCGGCGCCGGCATATTCCTCGGCCAGACGCTCGCGGATCTGCGCCTTCAGCGCCTCGAGATCGTCCATCCCGAACTTCTTGGCCAGCTCGTCGTCGATCTCGGCGGGCTTCGGGGCCTTCACGTCCTTTACCGTGCAGGAAAACACGGCTTCCTTGCCGGCAAGCTGCTTGGCCTGGTAGCTTTCCGGGAAAGTGACCTTGACCTCGAGCTCCTCGCCGGCCTTGGCGCCGACCAGCTGCTCCTCGAAGCCGGGGATGAAGCTGCCGGACCCCAGCACCAGCGGGTAATCCTCGGCCGCGCCGCCGTCAAAGGCCTCGCCGTCGATCTTGCCCACGAAGTCGATGACGATCTGGTCGCCGTCCTTCGCCTTCGAGCCCTTGCGGCGCGACTCGAAGTTGCTCGCCGACCCGGCAAGATTCTCGAGCGCCTCGTTCACGGCGTCGTCCTCGATCTCGGCGACCAGCTTTTCCAGCTCGATTCCGGTGAAGTCGGTCTCGGGCACCTCGGGAAGCGCCTCGTAGGTCAGGGCGACCTCGACGTCCTGGCCCTCTTCCCAGTTCTCGTTGGTCATCTTGACGTCGGGCTGCACCGCCGGACGGTCGCCCGTCTTCTCGAAATGCTCGCGCATCGCGGCATCGATGCTTTCCTGCATCGCCTCGCCCAGCACCGACTTGCCGAACATCTTCTTCATCAGCGCGGCGGGCGCCTTGCCCTTGCGGAAGCCCTTCATCTGGAAGCCCTTGCGCGCTTCCTCCAGCTTCTCGCTGACCTTGGCTTCCAGTTCGGCCGCCGTGACGGTAATCGAATAGCCGCGTTTCAAACCTTCGTTCAGGGTCTCGGTGACCTGCATGTGTCCTTCTTCCTCATACCTGGTTTTTGGTGCGGGTGGAGGGATTTGAACCCCCACGCCTTGCGGCACCAGAACCTAAATCTGGCGTGTCTGCCAATTTCACCACACCCGCGCACCAAGATCGTCCGCCGGTCGGGCTACCGGAAATCGGCGCCCTTCTAGCAAACACACCCGGGGGGCGCGAGGGAAAAATGCGCGCCGCGGGCCGCTATTCACGCAGTGCCCTCGCGCCGTGCGAAACCGCTGCCAGAACGCGGGGCAGCGCATCGGGAAGATCCTCGGCGATCAGGCCCGGACCGAAGGCGCGCGCGCAGTCCGCATGTAGCACGGCGGCACTCGCCGCGGCCGCGATCGGCGGCAGTCCGCGCGCCAGAAGCCCCGCGATGAAACCGGCCAGGACGTCGCCCGCCCCGGCGGTGGCAAGCCAGGGCACGGACCGCTCGTACAGCGCCGCCGCGATCCGGGTGGCGCCGGTCCGGTCGGCGATCACGGTATCGGGCCCCTTCAGCAGGACCGTGCAGCCCGCCCGCCGCGCCG from Halovulum dunhuangense encodes:
- a CDS encoding ATP-dependent Clp protease proteolytic subunit; translated protein: MHDPLSPLQSFIIPTVDETTARGSIRYDIFSRLLKERIVFVSGPVHDDMATVIVAQLLFLEAENPKKEISMYINSPGGIVTSGLSIYDTMQYIRPKISTVCIGQAASMGSLLLAAGAPGMRFALPNARIMVHQPSGGYQGQATDIMIHARETQALKHRLNEIYVRHTGQELEKVEAALDRDNFMTAEAARDWGIVDEIVTNRGEADS
- the tig gene encoding trigger factor, which codes for MQVTETLNEGLKRGYSITVTAAELEAKVSEKLEEARKGFQMKGFRKGKAPAALMKKMFGKSVLGEAMQESIDAAMREHFEKTGDRPAVQPDVKMTNENWEEGQDVEVALTYEALPEVPETDFTGIELEKLVAEIEDDAVNEALENLAGSASNFESRRKGSKAKDGDQIVIDFVGKIDGEAFDGGAAEDYPLVLGSGSFIPGFEEQLVGAKAGEELEVKVTFPESYQAKQLAGKEAVFSCTVKDVKAPKPAEIDDELAKKFGMDDLEALKAQIRERLAEEYAGAARQVLKRRLMDALDAAVSFDLPPSLVETEARQIAHQLWHEENPEHQGHDHGAIEPTEEHNKLAERRVRLGLLLAEVGNKAEITVTDAELQQAMFQQARQYPGQERAFFEFIQKNPGAQQQLRAPIFEDKVVDHILEQAKVTEKPVSKDELQKAIEALDEE